Proteins encoded together in one Bradyrhizobium sp. CB82 window:
- a CDS encoding acyl-CoA dehydrogenase family protein → MKSPFYTADHDAFRAVMRRFVEKEIEPHAHEWDEAGEFPRTLYRKAAEIGLLGLGFPEEYGGVAADQFMRIVASQELARAGAGGISASLMSHTIGSPPIARAARPEIKARVLPQILAGEKISALAITEPSGGSDVANLRTKARRHGDHYVVSGEKTFITSGMRADYLTVAVRTGGEGAGGVSLLLIEGDTPGLSRTKLNKMGWWASDTATLHFDECRVPAENLIGEEGQGFKIIMQNFNSERIGMAASCTAFARVCLDEAIAYARERKTFGKPLAQHQVIRHKIVDMAQKVAASQAMLEMLAWRLEHGESPVAEICMMKNQATQTMAFCASEAVQIFGGAGFMRGIKAERIYREVKVNAIGGGTEEIMKDLASRQMGL, encoded by the coding sequence ATGAAGAGTCCGTTCTATACCGCCGATCACGATGCCTTCCGCGCCGTGATGCGCCGCTTCGTCGAGAAGGAGATCGAGCCCCACGCCCATGAATGGGATGAGGCCGGCGAATTCCCGCGTACGCTGTATCGCAAGGCCGCGGAGATCGGCCTTTTGGGGCTTGGATTCCCTGAGGAATATGGCGGCGTCGCCGCCGACCAATTCATGAGGATCGTGGCGAGCCAGGAGCTGGCGCGCGCCGGTGCCGGCGGCATCAGCGCATCGCTGATGAGCCACACCATCGGCTCGCCGCCGATCGCGCGCGCGGCGCGGCCTGAGATCAAGGCCAGGGTGCTGCCCCAAATCCTCGCTGGTGAAAAGATCTCCGCGCTCGCGATCACCGAGCCGAGCGGCGGCTCTGATGTTGCGAACCTCCGCACCAAGGCGCGGCGCCACGGCGATCACTACGTCGTGAGCGGCGAGAAGACCTTCATCACCTCGGGCATGCGTGCCGACTATCTGACCGTTGCCGTGCGCACAGGCGGCGAGGGCGCCGGCGGCGTCAGCCTGCTCCTGATCGAGGGCGATACGCCCGGCCTATCGCGGACCAAGCTGAACAAGATGGGCTGGTGGGCATCCGACACGGCGACGCTGCATTTCGACGAATGCCGCGTGCCGGCCGAGAACCTGATCGGCGAAGAAGGGCAGGGCTTCAAGATCATCATGCAAAACTTCAACAGCGAGCGCATAGGTATGGCGGCCAGCTGCACGGCCTTTGCCCGTGTCTGTCTCGACGAGGCGATCGCCTATGCCAGGGAACGCAAGACGTTCGGCAAGCCGCTCGCCCAGCACCAGGTGATCCGCCACAAGATCGTCGACATGGCGCAGAAGGTCGCAGCAAGCCAGGCGATGCTGGAGATGCTGGCCTGGCGGCTGGAGCATGGCGAGAGCCCGGTCGCCGAAATCTGCATGATGAAGAACCAGGCGACGCAGACGATGGCGTTCTGCGCCTCGGAGGCCGTGCAGATCTTCGGCGGCGCCGGCTTCATGCGTGGCATCAAGGCCGAGCGCATCTACCGCGAGGTCAAGGTCAATGCCATCGGCGGCGGCACCGAGGAGATCATGAAGGATCTGGCCAGCCGGCAGATGGGGTTGTGA
- a CDS encoding long-chain fatty acid--CoA ligase, translating into MAVRHYDWIAHHSRRAPDKIAVVDLASGRRFSYAQFDARISRLATSLRDSLKVSRGDRVTVLAQNTTDTLEIQFACFRLGAVFVPLNTRLTVPELQFIVGDCAPKVMVHDGDLAETALAVAKLCGVRTTLLLGPGGSYEAGIAAAKSLDRIEQVTLDDTSTIMYTSGTTGHPKGAIITHGMTFWNCVNLGGPAGIGPSTVLLTVLPLFHTGGLNCYTNPALHAGGTVLIMRAFDPALALQLIGDPAQGINVFFGVPAIYQFMAQHPAFAATDLSRLATCGVGGAPMPVPLLKVWETRGVALQQGYGMTETSPAVLVLDREDAARKAGSAGKPVLHTEVRIVRPDGRDADVGELGELWVKGPNITPGYWNRPEANISSFTDGWLHTGDATRVDEEGFYYIVDRWKDMYISGGENVYPAEVENVLHQIAAIAEAAVIGIPDAQWGEVGLAIVAVRPGQRLSEADILAYCSANLARFKCPRQVRFVDALPRNATGKIHKPTLRKKFSAPSEVDKAKSATA; encoded by the coding sequence TTGGCTGTTCGCCACTACGACTGGATCGCCCATCACAGCCGCCGCGCGCCAGACAAGATCGCGGTCGTCGACCTCGCCAGCGGGCGCCGCTTCAGCTACGCACAATTCGACGCGCGGATCTCGCGCCTCGCCACCTCCCTTCGCGACAGCCTTAAGGTCTCGCGCGGCGATCGCGTCACGGTGCTGGCGCAGAATACGACCGACACGCTGGAGATACAGTTCGCCTGCTTCCGCCTCGGCGCCGTCTTCGTACCGCTGAACACCCGCCTCACCGTTCCGGAATTGCAGTTCATCGTCGGCGATTGCGCACCGAAGGTGATGGTCCATGACGGCGATCTTGCCGAGACAGCGCTTGCAGTGGCAAAGCTCTGCGGCGTCCGCACGACCCTGCTGCTCGGTCCTGGCGGCTCATACGAAGCCGGCATCGCCGCGGCAAAGTCGCTCGACCGGATCGAGCAAGTCACGCTCGATGATACCTCAACCATCATGTACACCTCGGGCACCACGGGCCATCCCAAGGGCGCGATCATCACCCATGGCATGACGTTCTGGAATTGCGTCAATCTCGGCGGTCCCGCCGGCATCGGACCGTCAACGGTGCTGCTCACCGTGCTGCCGCTGTTCCACACCGGCGGTCTCAATTGCTACACCAACCCGGCGCTGCATGCCGGCGGTACCGTGCTGATCATGCGCGCCTTCGATCCGGCCCTTGCGCTGCAACTGATCGGCGATCCCGCGCAAGGCATCAATGTCTTCTTCGGCGTGCCTGCGATCTACCAGTTCATGGCGCAGCATCCGGCCTTCGCAGCCACCGATCTGAGCCGGCTCGCGACCTGCGGCGTCGGCGGCGCTCCGATGCCGGTGCCGCTGCTGAAGGTCTGGGAGACGCGCGGTGTCGCGCTGCAGCAGGGCTATGGCATGACCGAGACCTCGCCGGCCGTGCTGGTGCTCGACCGTGAGGATGCGGCGCGCAAGGCCGGCTCCGCCGGCAAGCCGGTGCTGCATACGGAGGTGCGGATCGTGCGGCCGGACGGACGCGATGCCGATGTCGGCGAGCTTGGCGAACTCTGGGTGAAGGGACCGAACATCACACCCGGCTACTGGAACCGGCCGGAGGCCAACATATCGTCCTTCACCGACGGCTGGCTGCACACGGGCGACGCGACGCGCGTCGACGAGGAAGGCTTCTACTATATCGTCGATCGCTGGAAGGACATGTACATTTCCGGCGGCGAGAACGTCTATCCGGCCGAGGTCGAGAACGTCCTGCATCAGATCGCGGCAATCGCGGAAGCCGCCGTGATCGGCATTCCCGATGCTCAGTGGGGCGAGGTGGGCCTTGCCATCGTCGCGGTCAGGCCGGGACAACGCCTGAGCGAAGCGGACATCCTCGCCTACTGCAGCGCCAATCTCGCGCGCTTCAAATGCCCGCGCCAGGTCCGCTTCGTCGACGCGCTGCCGCGCAACGCCACCGGCAAGATCCACAAGCCGACGCTGCGCAAGAAATTTTCCGCGCCTTCGGAAGTCGACAAGGCCAAGTCCGCGACCGCCTGA
- a CDS encoding helix-turn-helix transcriptional regulator — protein MQTPDKPLTDEQSHEVAEKIREELAKRRISRQALAEQAKLSLSTLEKVLGGRRPFTLATTVRLEQALGVSLRKNSAAPPAPAAGNDVAPDSLGSYSHRAVTWLEDVYITLRPSFGDKDALFAYRTEIAWEPKVSSLVFREGERTDAAYEHTGEVAVPHQSGFIYLVINRHGQHRVITVSRPTVAGEMYGIISTLRAGPGSQLTPIAAPIAFVPARNVKTPTLGRISPDNVNYALYRDHLRRTVDEPFALFLPV, from the coding sequence ATGCAGACGCCGGACAAGCCGCTTACCGACGAGCAAAGCCACGAGGTCGCGGAGAAAATCCGGGAGGAGCTCGCCAAACGCCGTATCTCCCGTCAGGCGCTGGCCGAGCAGGCCAAGCTCAGCCTGTCGACGCTGGAGAAGGTGCTGGGCGGCCGGCGTCCGTTCACGCTGGCGACCACGGTGCGGCTGGAGCAGGCGCTGGGGGTCTCCCTGCGGAAAAATTCGGCAGCGCCACCGGCGCCTGCCGCAGGCAACGATGTCGCGCCCGACAGTCTCGGCTCCTATTCGCACCGTGCGGTGACCTGGCTCGAGGACGTCTACATCACGTTGCGGCCGTCATTCGGCGACAAGGACGCGCTGTTTGCCTACCGCACCGAGATCGCTTGGGAGCCGAAAGTATCGTCGCTGGTCTTCCGCGAGGGCGAGCGCACGGACGCCGCCTATGAGCATACCGGTGAGGTCGCCGTCCCCCATCAGTCCGGCTTCATCTATCTCGTCATCAACCGGCACGGGCAGCATCGGGTGATCACGGTGTCGCGGCCTACGGTGGCCGGCGAGATGTACGGCATCATCTCGACGTTGCGCGCTGGCCCCGGCTCGCAACTGACGCCGATCGCGGCGCCGATCGCTTTCGTGCCGGCGCGAAACGTCAAGACGCCGACCTTGGGACGGATTTCTCCCGACAACGTGAATTATGCGCTGTATCGTGACCATCTGCGCCGTACGGTGGACGAGCCGTTCGCGCTGTTCCTTCCCGTCTAG
- a CDS encoding marine proteobacterial sortase target protein has protein sequence MSIYDESDGNEHPMLRRLINLGLFLLAQGIAVILIAFVALLVSFVPSWSVTSEQASLLQPGEARSGTLLLKDDGATTEALRLGIDVDVTVSGPTLRARVTQVFRNPTKDWVEATYVYPMASNGAVDTLKMVVGDRVIVGDIKERQQARMIYEQARRDGQKAALSEQERPNIFTNSVANIGPGETVLVQIEYQEPVHQSGNEYSLRVPLVVGPRYNPAPIVQSVDFRPDGSGWGASKTDPVPDRDRISPPVLDPAKNPPVNPTSITVRLQGGFALGEVKSHYHGVKIESPDSATRIVRLADDAVPADRDFELTWKPAAEKAPSVGLFREHVGGADYLLAFVTPPSIEQPTQKPLPREVVFVIDNSGSMGGTSIIQAKASLNYALARLQPNDRFNVIRFDDTMDVLFTTSVPADTEHVRQATAFVDALQARGGTEMVPAMRAALTDRLGDTSMVRQVVFLTDGAIGNEQQLFETITAMRGRSRIFMVGIGSAPNTYLMTRASELGRGAFTHIGSVEQVEERMRGLFAKLENPAVTGLSAKFSEASADVTPTIIPDVYRDEPLVLAAKLDKLSGSLEIKGRVGDRPWSVTLPLQNAADGKGLSKLWANRKIGDAEVARAMHEMSPDDADKTILALALEHQIVTRLTSLVAVDKTPSRPGGEALKLSELPIDLPAGWDFEKVFGDRPQATQLRERHADASGQPAARRPTPAAADTIRLPKTATSAELKMIAGLVLLLLSLVLLVFNRRQLLLTDAG, from the coding sequence ATGAGCATTTATGACGAGAGCGACGGTAACGAACACCCCATGCTGCGAAGGTTGATCAATCTGGGGCTATTCCTGCTGGCGCAGGGGATTGCCGTGATCCTGATCGCCTTCGTAGCCCTGCTCGTGAGCTTCGTGCCGAGCTGGTCGGTCACGTCAGAGCAGGCAAGCCTGCTGCAACCAGGCGAGGCCCGTTCCGGGACGCTGCTTCTGAAGGACGACGGCGCCACCACGGAAGCCCTCCGTCTCGGCATCGACGTCGACGTCACCGTCTCCGGCCCGACGCTGCGCGCCCGAGTCACGCAGGTGTTCAGGAATCCCACCAAGGACTGGGTCGAAGCGACCTATGTCTATCCGATGGCCAGCAACGGCGCGGTCGACACGCTGAAGATGGTGGTCGGCGACCGCGTCATCGTCGGCGACATCAAGGAGCGGCAGCAGGCGCGCATGATCTACGAGCAGGCGCGCCGCGACGGCCAGAAGGCCGCACTCTCCGAACAGGAGCGGCCGAACATCTTCACCAACTCGGTCGCCAATATCGGCCCGGGTGAAACCGTGCTGGTGCAGATCGAATATCAGGAGCCGGTGCACCAGTCCGGCAACGAATATTCGCTGCGCGTGCCGCTCGTGGTCGGGCCGCGCTACAATCCGGCGCCGATCGTGCAGAGCGTCGACTTCCGCCCCGACGGCTCCGGCTGGGGTGCGAGCAAGACCGACCCGGTGCCGGATCGTGACCGTATCTCGCCGCCCGTGCTGGATCCCGCCAAGAATCCGCCGGTCAATCCGACCAGCATCACGGTTCGCCTCCAGGGCGGCTTTGCACTCGGCGAAGTCAAGAGCCATTACCATGGCGTCAAGATCGAGAGCCCCGACAGTGCAACGCGGATCGTTCGTCTTGCCGATGACGCCGTGCCTGCGGACCGCGATTTCGAGTTGACCTGGAAGCCCGCGGCCGAGAAAGCGCCGTCGGTCGGCCTGTTCCGCGAGCATGTCGGCGGCGCCGATTACCTGCTCGCCTTCGTGACCCCGCCGTCGATCGAGCAACCGACGCAAAAGCCCTTGCCGCGCGAAGTTGTGTTCGTGATCGATAATTCCGGCTCGATGGGCGGCACGTCGATCATCCAGGCCAAGGCCAGCCTGAACTACGCCCTCGCTCGTCTCCAACCGAACGATCGCTTCAATGTGATCCGCTTCGACGACACCATGGACGTCCTGTTTACGACATCCGTGCCGGCCGACACCGAGCATGTCCGGCAGGCAACCGCTTTCGTGGACGCGCTTCAGGCGCGCGGCGGCACCGAGATGGTGCCGGCGATGCGTGCCGCTCTCACCGATCGTCTCGGCGACACCAGCATGGTCCGCCAGGTCGTGTTCCTGACCGACGGTGCGATCGGCAACGAGCAGCAATTGTTCGAAACGATCACGGCGATGCGCGGGCGTTCGCGCATCTTCATGGTCGGCATCGGCTCTGCGCCCAACACCTATCTGATGACCCGCGCCTCCGAGCTTGGACGCGGCGCGTTCACCCACATCGGCTCGGTCGAGCAAGTCGAGGAGCGCATGCGCGGCCTGTTCGCCAAGCTGGAAAATCCGGCCGTGACCGGTCTTAGCGCCAAGTTCTCGGAGGCCTCCGCCGACGTCACGCCGACGATCATTCCCGATGTCTATCGTGACGAGCCGCTGGTGCTCGCCGCGAAGCTCGACAAGTTGTCAGGCTCGCTCGAGATCAAGGGACGTGTCGGCGACCGGCCGTGGTCGGTGACGCTGCCGCTGCAAAATGCAGCCGATGGCAAAGGTCTCTCGAAACTCTGGGCCAATCGCAAGATCGGCGACGCCGAGGTGGCGCGCGCGATGCACGAGATGAGCCCGGATGACGCCGACAAGACCATTCTGGCACTCGCGCTGGAGCATCAGATCGTCACCCGGTTGACGAGCCTTGTGGCCGTCGACAAGACGCCGAGCCGTCCCGGCGGCGAGGCACTCAAGCTCAGCGAACTGCCGATCGACCTGCCGGCCGGTTGGGATTTTGAGAAGGTGTTCGGCGATCGGCCGCAGGCGACGCAGCTCAGAGAGCGCCACGCGGATGCAAGCGGCCAGCCCGCGGCGAGACGCCCGACGCCGGCCGCGGCCGATACGATCCGCCTGCCGAAGACGGCAACCTCCGCGGAGCTGAAGATGATCGCAGGTCTGGTCCTGCTTCTGCTCAGCCTGGTCCTGCTCGTGTTCAACCGGCGTCAGCTCTTGCTCACCGACGCCGGATGA
- a CDS encoding class GN sortase — protein MPRLISPLVLALIGLTLSGDGATIHAKAWLAQLLLERAFTKSIASGQPTKPWSWADTWPVARIEVKRIGASAIVLAGSSGQALAFGPGHVEETADAGERGVAVYAAHRDTHFRFLRDVAIGDEIEVTRSDGRRFHYRADASAVVRFDASGIDPHAQGYELVLSTCWPFEALTSGPDRYILHATLIGTGS, from the coding sequence ATGCCTCGCCTGATCTCTCCCCTCGTTCTGGCGCTCATCGGTCTCACCCTGTCCGGCGACGGCGCCACCATCCACGCCAAGGCATGGCTGGCGCAGTTGCTGCTGGAGCGCGCCTTTACCAAGAGCATCGCGAGCGGTCAGCCGACGAAGCCGTGGTCTTGGGCGGACACGTGGCCGGTTGCACGGATCGAGGTGAAGCGGATCGGCGCCAGCGCCATCGTGCTTGCGGGCAGCAGCGGCCAGGCGCTCGCCTTCGGTCCCGGACATGTCGAAGAGACCGCGGACGCCGGCGAACGCGGCGTCGCCGTCTACGCGGCACATCGCGACACGCATTTCCGTTTCTTGCGGGATGTTGCCATCGGTGACGAGATCGAGGTCACGCGCAGCGACGGCAGGCGCTTCCATTACCGGGCCGACGCCTCGGCCGTCGTGCGTTTCGACGCCTCGGGCATCGATCCCCATGCACAAGGCTACGAGCTCGTGCTGTCGACCTGCTGGCCGTTCGAGGCGCTCACGTCGGGCCCGGACCGCTACATCCTGCACGCGACGCTGATTGGAACCGGCAGCTAG
- a CDS encoding DUF1614 domain-containing protein, with the protein MHSQVQYLPITPGLFSVLVLLFAGLIILIQLRILRYAYMRLGVGPGVALLLLFGSLVGSYFNIPVTVLPGRAVRSGEIVDFFGMRYVVPLVTQWPGTVLAVNVGGAVIPTLMSSYLVLRYQLWLKAAIAVIAIAFVIHMMATPVQGVGIAVPVFAPVVATAILAFLLSREYSAPLAYIGGSMGTLIGADLLNLDKIGRLGAPVASIGGAGTFDGIFLTGILAVLLAGIASPSRPREVW; encoded by the coding sequence ATGCATTCACAAGTTCAGTACCTGCCGATCACGCCGGGCCTGTTTTCCGTCCTGGTGCTGCTGTTCGCCGGGCTGATCATCCTGATCCAGCTCCGCATCCTGCGCTATGCCTATATGCGGCTCGGCGTCGGCCCGGGCGTTGCGCTGCTGCTGCTGTTCGGCTCGCTGGTCGGGAGCTATTTCAACATCCCGGTCACGGTGCTGCCCGGCAGGGCGGTGCGCTCGGGCGAGATCGTCGATTTCTTCGGCATGCGCTACGTGGTGCCATTGGTGACGCAATGGCCGGGAACGGTGCTTGCGGTGAATGTCGGCGGTGCCGTGATCCCGACCTTGATGTCGAGCTATCTCGTGCTGCGCTACCAGCTCTGGCTGAAAGCCGCGATCGCGGTGATCGCGATCGCCTTCGTCATCCACATGATGGCGACACCGGTGCAGGGAGTCGGCATCGCGGTTCCGGTCTTCGCGCCGGTGGTGGCCACGGCGATCCTGGCCTTCCTGCTGTCGCGCGAATATTCCGCACCGCTCGCCTATATCGGCGGCTCGATGGGCACTCTGATCGGTGCCGATTTGCTCAACCTCGACAAGATCGGGCGCCTCGGCGCCCCAGTCGCCTCGATCGGCGGTGCCGGAACGTTCGACGGCATCTTCCTGACGGGCATCCTGGCCGTGCTGCTGGCCGGCATCGCCTCGCCTTCGAGGCCCAGGGAGGTCTGGTGA
- a CDS encoding acetate--CoA ligase family protein, with protein MEAQVTAAAPLPWAPAPDASDVVKGIHAMLHPRNIVLVGATDKPGNYAERIWNNLVKYRFAGSLFPVNAKRETIWGVTCYKNFSSLPETPDHVLVLVPARFAVQVIRDAAAAGARSATIVTSGFSELQDEESQKLASELQQAIRETGLAVTGPNCLGNLSAGDRLFTNIDDRVVTMDQGAVAIAGQSGAIVMAIRQALEDRGVGVGYMVTTGNEAGLETPDLMRYFAEDPSIRVIVVYLEGVRSTKAFRDACKAARAASKPVIALKLGASEGGRAAAMAHTGALAGSIETFDAIATREGVIRVSGLDELIETTECFVHSTVPKGNRLAAVTLSGGKRGLLIDAFHAAGLDFAPLSPHVSGELAKMLGPGSIVGNPLDAGFAAVVDPSVYMRSIKLMIDDPDIDIVIIDAELPKAPHELRERNLRIVNEMASRGAKPVIYISAMSIGFTEFTKTLRKSLPHIAVMQGLDRAVTAIKSLLDYAKLAKEVPDVVASSKPAARSVLEKTLKAANGAALDEVASKKLLKAYGIPISKEGIAQTPAEAAKIAKQIGFPVVAKVVSAEILHKSDIGGVVLNLGSATEVKQAFNDITARVKKLKGKPRLDGILIAQQVKADLELVIGASLDAEMGPVVLFGTGGVDIELIKDVALAGAPLNTAEARHLIGRTKAGVKMRGYRGKPKLDEDSAVKALVGLSNLIADAGDRIASIDVNPFLINTKTGVAVDALIVLNNGAARRATGH; from the coding sequence ATGGAAGCACAGGTGACCGCTGCAGCCCCGCTACCATGGGCTCCAGCTCCCGACGCCAGCGACGTCGTGAAGGGCATCCACGCCATGCTGCATCCGCGCAACATCGTGCTGGTTGGCGCGACCGACAAGCCCGGCAACTATGCCGAGCGCATCTGGAACAACCTGGTCAAGTACAGATTCGCAGGCTCGCTGTTTCCGGTCAACGCGAAGCGCGAAACGATCTGGGGCGTGACCTGCTACAAGAATTTTTCAAGCCTTCCTGAAACGCCGGATCACGTGCTTGTGCTGGTGCCGGCGCGCTTCGCCGTGCAGGTGATCCGCGATGCGGCCGCAGCCGGCGCACGGTCGGCCACCATCGTCACCTCGGGCTTCAGCGAATTGCAGGATGAGGAGAGCCAGAAACTCGCAAGCGAGTTGCAGCAGGCGATACGCGAGACTGGCCTCGCCGTCACCGGGCCGAATTGCCTCGGCAATTTGAGCGCCGGCGACAGGCTCTTCACCAATATCGACGACCGCGTCGTCACGATGGACCAGGGCGCAGTGGCGATCGCCGGACAATCCGGGGCCATCGTGATGGCGATCCGCCAGGCGCTGGAGGATCGCGGCGTCGGTGTCGGCTACATGGTGACGACCGGCAACGAGGCCGGGCTCGAAACGCCGGACCTGATGCGCTATTTCGCCGAGGATCCGAGCATCCGCGTGATCGTCGTCTATCTCGAGGGCGTGCGCAGCACCAAGGCATTTCGCGACGCCTGCAAGGCCGCGCGTGCCGCCAGCAAGCCGGTCATCGCGCTCAAGCTCGGCGCCTCCGAGGGCGGCCGGGCGGCGGCGATGGCGCATACCGGCGCGCTTGCTGGCTCCATCGAGACCTTCGACGCGATCGCAACGCGGGAGGGCGTGATCCGCGTGAGCGGTCTCGACGAGCTGATCGAGACCACCGAATGTTTCGTTCACAGCACCGTGCCGAAAGGTAATCGCCTTGCGGCCGTGACGCTCTCGGGCGGCAAGCGCGGACTCCTGATCGATGCCTTCCATGCGGCCGGGCTCGACTTTGCGCCGCTGAGCCCGCATGTCAGCGGCGAGCTCGCAAAGATGCTGGGTCCCGGCTCGATCGTCGGCAATCCGCTCGACGCCGGCTTTGCCGCGGTGGTCGATCCCTCCGTCTACATGAGATCGATCAAGCTGATGATCGACGATCCCGACATCGACATCGTCATCATCGACGCCGAGCTGCCGAAGGCGCCGCACGAGCTGCGCGAACGCAACTTGCGCATCGTCAACGAGATGGCGAGCCGGGGTGCGAAGCCGGTGATCTACATCAGCGCGATGTCGATCGGCTTCACCGAGTTCACGAAAACCTTGCGCAAATCGCTGCCGCATATCGCGGTGATGCAGGGCCTCGACCGTGCGGTGACCGCGATCAAGTCGCTGCTTGACTACGCAAAGCTCGCCAAGGAAGTGCCCGATGTCGTCGCAAGCTCGAAGCCCGCGGCGCGCAGCGTGCTGGAGAAGACGCTGAAGGCGGCGAACGGCGCCGCGCTCGACGAAGTCGCCTCGAAGAAGCTGTTGAAGGCCTACGGCATCCCGATCTCCAAGGAAGGAATCGCACAGACGCCGGCCGAGGCTGCGAAGATCGCCAAGCAGATCGGTTTCCCCGTGGTCGCCAAGGTCGTCAGCGCCGAGATCCTGCACAAGTCCGACATCGGCGGCGTGGTTCTCAACCTCGGCAGCGCGACCGAGGTGAAGCAGGCGTTCAACGACATCACTGCGCGGGTCAAGAAGTTGAAGGGCAAGCCCAGGCTCGACGGCATCCTGATCGCACAGCAGGTCAAGGCCGATCTCGAGCTCGTGATCGGCGCCTCGCTCGACGCGGAGATGGGACCGGTGGTGCTGTTCGGCACCGGCGGCGTCGATATCGAGCTGATCAAGGACGTCGCTTTGGCCGGTGCGCCGCTCAATACCGCCGAGGCACGGCACTTGATCGGCCGCACCAAGGCCGGGGTCAAGATGCGCGGCTATCGCGGCAAGCCGAAGCTGGATGAGGACTCCGCCGTGAAGGCCCTGGTCGGCCTTTCCAACCTGATAGCGGACGCCGGCGACCGGATCGCCTCGATCGACGTCAACCCGTTCCTGATCAACACCAAGACCGGTGTCGCCGTGGACGCGTTGATCGTCTTGAACAACGGCGCGGCCCGGCGCGCGACTGGGCATTGA
- a CDS encoding MlaD family protein, with product MVRRRNLMIGSVMLLAIAAAFGSLLGVQKYHAAQSRSQLRVVFEGGSASGLRRGGPVNFDGVPAGHIVSIKLDNPRKIVALVMLDNTAPIRKDTVAGIEFQGLTGIAAISLIGGAPSAPPAPLDDDGIPVLTADLSDAASIVETLHNVDRMIVSNSAAIKGTLRTFEDYTADLKGKGEEIDAVMVKVDKGFASFDNAVTKIENVVPGFADGKADELFEKVKGLRELADTMKKKSASFIEDGRRTLLDISEAANKMSGTPVAARPPRRQAQPKQ from the coding sequence ATGGTGCGCAGAAGAAATTTGATGATCGGATCCGTGATGCTGCTGGCGATCGCCGCGGCATTCGGCAGCCTGCTTGGCGTGCAGAAGTACCACGCAGCCCAGAGCCGCAGTCAGCTGCGTGTGGTGTTCGAGGGCGGCTCGGCCAGCGGTCTGCGGCGGGGCGGGCCGGTCAATTTCGACGGCGTGCCGGCCGGCCACATCGTGTCGATCAAGCTCGACAATCCCCGCAAGATCGTCGCGCTCGTCATGCTCGACAACACAGCGCCGATCCGCAAGGACACCGTGGCCGGCATCGAGTTCCAGGGGCTGACCGGCATTGCCGCGATCTCGCTGATCGGCGGCGCGCCCTCGGCACCGCCCGCGCCGCTGGATGACGACGGCATTCCCGTGCTGACTGCCGATCTCAGCGACGCCGCGTCGATCGTCGAGACCCTGCACAATGTCGACCGCATGATCGTGAGCAACTCGGCCGCAATCAAGGGCACCCTGCGCACGTTCGAAGACTATACCGCCGACCTCAAGGGCAAGGGCGAAGAGATCGATGCCGTGATGGTCAAGGTCGACAAGGGCTTCGCGAGCTTCGACAATGCGGTGACCAAGATCGAAAACGTCGTGCCGGGCTTCGCCGACGGCAAGGCCGACGAACTGTTCGAGAAGGTGAAGGGGCTCCGCGAACTCGCCGATACCATGAAGAAGAAGTCGGCGAGCTTCATCGAGGACGGGCGCCGCACCCTCCTCGACATCAGCGAGGCCGCCAACAAGATGAGCGGCACACCGGTAGCCGCCCGCCCGCCGCGCAGGCAGGCGCAGCCGAAGCAGTGA